A window of Eubacteriaceae bacterium ES3 contains these coding sequences:
- a CDS encoding EAL domain-containing protein gives MKEKKTIQNRLNYFILSIILCVIVFGCAMAIYIFFSIYENEVEKQIQTGVHYFEKIVVSENNEKIKNASENIGQILNSNSPDDAYNEISSYTSYEYNDDFAFFEIKKDNLLFYENVMCPPDVLLMTSNDLTKQNYQIVSWIDGNSKDGLYLFSQQRFEGIDASSQYLVTIGMPIDQEKIVDYIKNTSSLDATIFADNIRMVTTITQNNVSLSGTELDPDIYNILYHNGEEYFGKTEILDDPYLVGYIPIKNYNAQTVGALFVGKSMASIFHIRNQIMLAIIIFGLILISIFYLVSQKWLKRNITTPINGISEMMKTVSEGNYNSLDSLTKPSSREIEVLQNSMKSMVHQIIDNQENLRTAAYYDPITKLANRSYFYQKYHALTEADSTNYLSVLYYIDVDNLKYINNLFGHRMGDALLFQIAKTLESLIENKLDYSVYRIGGDEFVICKENKFLKEDVDIFSKFLIEAFKKPFQISNQSVIASVSIGISYTDSNTDELSEFSNSVVENNFETMLVKAEVAMNQVKANGKNNYMVFDPSMNKEMQRKAILEQDLKAALANNELSLYFQPKFSITAKRFEGFEALARWKHKVWGFISPMEFIKIAEESNLILELGKWILIESCRFITRFNDLNNTDYCIAVNISAIQLLDESFEALIIEMLENTKVKPNNLELEITESVLMNSLEIANQKLLFLREKQISIALDDFGTGFSSLTYLKILPITTVKLDKSFIDDIAFNPVSYQIVDNVTQIAKSIGLKIVVEGVETKEQLEILEKLECDFIQGYYFSKPVPENELLAVLEKKRS, from the coding sequence ATGAAAGAAAAAAAGACGATTCAAAATAGATTAAATTACTTCATTCTTAGTATTATCCTTTGTGTTATTGTTTTTGGTTGTGCAATGGCAATTTATATATTCTTTTCAATCTATGAAAATGAGGTTGAAAAACAAATTCAAACAGGTGTTCATTATTTTGAAAAAATCGTGGTTTCTGAAAATAATGAAAAAATAAAAAATGCATCCGAGAACATTGGACAAATTTTAAACAGTAATTCTCCTGATGATGCATATAACGAAATATCAAGTTATACAAGCTATGAATATAATGATGACTTTGCTTTTTTTGAAATAAAGAAAGATAACTTGCTGTTTTATGAGAATGTGATGTGCCCACCTGATGTTCTGTTAATGACTTCTAATGATTTGACCAAACAGAATTATCAAATTGTCAGCTGGATAGACGGCAATTCAAAAGATGGACTATATCTTTTTAGTCAGCAACGCTTTGAAGGAATTGATGCTAGTTCGCAATATCTGGTTACAATTGGAATGCCAATAGACCAGGAAAAAATTGTGGATTATATTAAAAATACTTCGTCTTTAGATGCAACTATCTTTGCAGATAATATTAGAATGGTGACAACCATTACTCAGAATAACGTCAGTCTTAGCGGCACTGAGTTAGATCCAGATATTTATAATATTCTTTATCACAATGGAGAGGAATATTTTGGCAAAACAGAAATTTTAGATGACCCTTATCTGGTAGGTTATATTCCAATTAAAAACTATAATGCTCAAACAGTAGGAGCCTTATTTGTCGGAAAATCAATGGCTTCTATTTTTCACATTAGAAATCAGATTATGTTAGCGATTATTATTTTTGGACTTATTTTAATTTCGATTTTTTATTTGGTCTCACAAAAATGGTTAAAAAGGAATATTACAACCCCCATTAATGGAATTTCTGAAATGATGAAAACTGTCTCAGAGGGTAATTATAATTCTTTGGATTCTTTAACAAAGCCATCAAGTCGTGAAATTGAAGTTCTTCAAAATTCGATGAAATCCATGGTTCATCAAATAATCGATAACCAGGAAAATTTAAGAACTGCAGCTTATTATGACCCAATTACTAAACTCGCTAATAGATCTTATTTTTATCAGAAGTATCATGCATTGACAGAAGCTGATAGTACAAATTATCTTTCGGTTTTATATTATATTGATGTTGATAATCTGAAATATATCAATAATTTATTTGGTCATCGTATGGGAGATGCCCTGTTATTTCAAATTGCAAAAACCTTGGAATCCTTAATTGAAAATAAATTGGATTACTCCGTTTATCGTATTGGAGGGGATGAATTCGTAATCTGCAAAGAGAACAAATTTTTGAAAGAAGATGTTGATATATTTTCAAAATTTTTAATTGAAGCATTTAAAAAGCCATTTCAAATAAGTAATCAAAGTGTCATTGCCAGTGTTAGTATTGGAATTTCTTACACTGATTCTAACACTGATGAGCTTAGTGAGTTTAGTAACTCAGTAGTTGAAAATAACTTTGAAACGATGCTTGTTAAAGCAGAAGTAGCTATGAATCAAGTGAAGGCCAATGGAAAAAATAATTATATGGTCTTTGATCCATCGATGAATAAAGAAATGCAAAGAAAAGCAATTCTTGAGCAAGACTTAAAAGCTGCTCTTGCAAATAATGAATTAAGTCTCTATTTTCAACCTAAGTTCTCCATAACAGCCAAACGCTTTGAGGGCTTTGAAGCCTTGGCAAGATGGAAACACAAAGTTTGGGGATTCATATCTCCGATGGAATTTATTAAGATTGCAGAAGAGTCCAATTTAATTCTAGAACTGGGCAAATGGATTCTAATTGAATCCTGTCGATTCATCACCCGTTTTAATGACTTGAACAATACCGACTATTGTATTGCAGTAAACATCTCTGCAATACAATTACTGGATGAAAGTTTTGAAGCATTAATCATAGAAATGTTGGAAAATACCAAAGTTAAGCCTAATAACCTTGAACTGGAAATCACCGAATCAGTTTTGATGAATTCTCTTGAGATCGCTAATCAGAAACTATTATTTTTGCGTGAAAAACAAATCAGTATTGCTTTAGATGACTTTGGAACTGGTTTTTCTTCTCTTACTTATTTAAAAATATTACCAATAACTACCGTAAAACTGGACAAATCTTTTATTGACGACATTGCTTTTAATCCTGTATCATACCAGATTGTTGATAACGTAACGCAAATTGCCAAAAGCATTGGTTTGAAAATTGTTGTTGAAGGAGTGGAAACCAAAGAGCAACTTGAGATCTTAGAAAAACTTGAATGTGATTTTATTCAAGGTTATTATTTTTCCAAGCCAGTACCTGAAAATGAGCTTTTAGCTGTTCTGGAAAAAAAACGTTCTTAA
- a CDS encoding TIGR00730 family Rossman fold protein, translating into MKRICVYSGSNLGLRPEYKKVTNQLGDIFIQHNLELVYGGSSIGLMGEIADTILENNGKVTGVVPVSLFPDKVISTKLTRLIEVKDMHERKKTMSDLSDGFIAIPGGIGTFEELFEVFSWAQLGIHHKPIGILNIANFFGPFIDLINSITEEGFMKASSKKLLTISDDPEILLQEMINYVPPVLEDKWDLPKESAV; encoded by the coding sequence ATGAAAAGAATATGTGTTTATTCAGGTTCAAATCTGGGACTTCGGCCTGAATACAAAAAAGTCACCAACCAACTCGGTGACATTTTTATTCAACATAATCTTGAACTTGTTTATGGTGGATCAAGTATTGGGTTAATGGGGGAAATTGCAGACACAATACTTGAGAACAACGGCAAGGTCACTGGCGTCGTTCCTGTCAGTCTTTTTCCGGATAAAGTAATCAGTACAAAACTGACGCGATTAATAGAAGTAAAAGATATGCATGAACGGAAGAAAACAATGTCAGATCTTTCAGATGGATTTATAGCCATACCTGGAGGAATTGGAACTTTTGAAGAATTATTCGAGGTTTTTAGCTGGGCACAATTAGGTATCCATCATAAACCCATCGGTATTTTGAATATAGCTAATTTTTTTGGTCCTTTTATTGATTTGATTAATTCAATAACTGAAGAAGGTTTTATGAAGGCTTCTAGTAAAAAACTTTTAACTATTTCTGACGATCCGGAAATCCTATTACAGGAGATGATTAATTATGTCCCACCTGTTTTAGAAGATAAATGGGACCTGCCAAAAGAATCTGCTGTATAA
- a CDS encoding YjfB family protein, translating into MDIAALSMGMSQIAVSQQANLSVMKMAMSSGEAQMTEMIDMVEESMSSAASVPPDPNIGQLLDISV; encoded by the coding sequence ATGGATATTGCCGCATTATCAATGGGAATGAGTCAAATCGCAGTTTCTCAGCAAGCAAATCTTTCGGTAATGAAAATGGCTATGAGTAGCGGTGAAGCACAAATGACTGAAATGATCGATATGGTTGAAGAGAGTATGTCTTCGGCTGCATCAGTACCACCTGACCCAAATATTGGTCAGCTGCTGGATATTTCAGTATAA
- a CDS encoding uroporphyrinogen decarboxylase family protein has protein sequence MLSIRQNLLETINGGNPDRFVKQYEFLDLIMEAPILDFGIAGPGSIGKNGWGVTIQWLEGQPGPFPVHDEEHIVLKDITKWKEQVKMPSLERPQEAWEAAIQHANAIDRSEKFVTSCYFTGIFEQLHYLMGMENALMAFYEEPEALHELIDYLVEYEINFAKESIKYLHPDALFHHDDWGTQKSTFISPEMFAEFIEPAYKKIYGYYKENGVEVIVHHCDSYAATFVPSMIEMGLDIWQGCMSTNNVPDLVKEFGGKISFMGDIDNGKLDKPNWTQEEIKLNVDRACKECGKLYYIPCLVMGGPESLFPGVYDAVNKEIDQMSKELF, from the coding sequence ATGTTATCAATTAGGCAGAACTTACTGGAAACAATTAATGGTGGTAATCCGGATAGATTTGTAAAACAGTACGAATTTCTGGATTTAATTATGGAAGCGCCGATTCTCGATTTTGGAATTGCAGGCCCCGGTTCAATAGGTAAAAATGGTTGGGGGGTTACTATACAATGGCTTGAGGGACAACCGGGTCCATTCCCAGTTCATGATGAAGAACACATTGTATTGAAAGATATTACAAAGTGGAAAGAACAGGTTAAGATGCCTTCACTAGAGAGACCGCAAGAGGCTTGGGAAGCAGCTATTCAACATGCTAACGCCATTGATCGCAGTGAAAAATTTGTCACTTCTTGCTATTTTACCGGGATATTTGAACAACTGCATTATCTGATGGGGATGGAAAATGCTTTAATGGCTTTCTACGAAGAACCTGAAGCGCTACATGAATTAATTGATTATTTAGTTGAATACGAAATTAATTTTGCTAAAGAGTCAATTAAATATTTACATCCAGATGCATTGTTTCACCATGATGATTGGGGAACACAAAAATCAACGTTTATTTCGCCTGAGATGTTTGCTGAATTTATTGAGCCCGCATATAAAAAAATTTATGGCTATTACAAAGAAAATGGAGTTGAAGTCATTGTTCATCATTGTGATAGTTATGCAGCAACTTTTGTACCTTCAATGATAGAGATGGGACTGGATATCTGGCAGGGCTGTATGTCTACTAATAATGTGCCAGATTTAGTAAAAGAATTTGGTGGAAAAATTTCATTTATGGGCGATATCGATAATGGCAAACTTGATAAACCCAACTGGACCCAAGAAGAAATAAAACTGAATGTAGATCGGGCTTGTAAAGAATGTGGAAAACTTTATTACATTCCCTGCCTGGTCATGGGGGGACCAGAATCCTTATTCCCAGGAGTATATGATGCAGTAAATAAAGAAATTGATCAAATGAGCAAGGAATTGTTTTAA
- a CDS encoding MFS transporter: MKTNSIKLAILSISALCMISMTASAVLADIQAHFSGTAPSLVQMILTIPPLLGVVFAFASGPLSMKIPKRKIIIFGLISGFTGGAFAFLFGGFSIYILLFSSLLIGIAQGINSTMSMALIADYFKGDESGAMMGLQSAFVNGGGMVLAFLAGMLAGIQWNYSYLVYLFFIPVMIIIIKTLPKEDPVHPHHIDEMGSAGKLNGTVFFTAFVFFFFGVFQFVFQANIASVVVENSFGNASTVGLINTVFSGAGMLTGILFGLIQRIFKKQTLPFALLVIGIGMGLVAFGGNLPILFVAAACGGFAIASIMPSGTFIAANAVTPKLCATAIAIVTASVNLGMFLSPLIINPIASQFGTNSLNAKYMIASVGLLVLSLVAFVGFNLLNRMKESVTKN, from the coding sequence TTGAAAACAAATAGTATTAAATTAGCAATCTTATCAATATCCGCACTTTGTATGATATCGATGACAGCTTCTGCAGTTTTAGCTGATATTCAAGCACATTTTTCTGGTACTGCCCCTTCATTGGTGCAGATGATTCTAACTATTCCACCATTACTTGGGGTCGTTTTTGCCTTTGCTTCTGGCCCCCTATCGATGAAAATTCCAAAGCGTAAGATAATCATTTTTGGTCTTATTTCGGGCTTTACTGGTGGAGCTTTCGCTTTTCTTTTTGGCGGATTCAGCATTTATATTTTATTATTTTCCAGTTTATTGATTGGTATCGCTCAAGGAATTAATTCGACTATGTCTATGGCATTGATAGCTGATTATTTTAAGGGTGATGAAAGTGGTGCCATGATGGGACTACAATCTGCATTTGTTAATGGTGGTGGTATGGTCTTAGCTTTTCTTGCTGGAATGCTAGCCGGTATTCAATGGAATTATTCTTATCTGGTGTATTTATTTTTTATTCCGGTTATGATTATTATCATAAAAACGCTTCCAAAGGAGGATCCTGTTCATCCGCACCATATCGATGAAATGGGGAGTGCAGGTAAACTTAATGGGACGGTGTTTTTTACGGCATTTGTTTTCTTTTTTTTCGGAGTATTTCAGTTTGTGTTTCAGGCTAATATAGCTTCTGTCGTCGTTGAGAATAGCTTTGGTAATGCGTCTACAGTGGGATTGATTAATACTGTCTTCTCAGGCGCGGGGATGCTGACAGGTATTCTTTTTGGCTTAATACAAAGAATTTTCAAAAAACAAACACTTCCCTTTGCACTACTAGTTATAGGAATTGGGATGGGATTAGTTGCTTTCGGTGGAAACCTTCCAATTTTATTTGTTGCAGCTGCATGTGGCGGCTTTGCAATTGCTTCAATTATGCCTTCTGGGACATTCATAGCGGCAAATGCAGTTACACCAAAACTTTGTGCAACAGCAATCGCAATTGTCACTGCTTCAGTTAATCTTGGTATGTTTCTTTCCCCTCTTATTATAAACCCAATCGCTAGCCAGTTTGGAACTAACAGTTTAAATGCAAAATATATGATTGCTTCAGTCGGATTATTGGTGCTTTCACTTGTGGCTTTTGTTGGTTTCAATCTACTCAATCGGATGAAAGAGTCTGTCACAAAGAATTAA
- a CDS encoding YbaK/EbsC family protein — protein sequence MSTEKVRNYLKEWNLDHRVREFESSSATVLLAAQALKCEPERIAKTLAFMVDGDPILVVVAGDARIDNKKFKLCFSSKPKMLSHEQTESFVGHKVGGVCPFAVNENIRIFLDKSLKRFESVFPACGSSNSAIELSILELENTSNYIEWIDVAKDWS from the coding sequence ATGTCTACTGAGAAAGTCAGAAATTATTTAAAAGAATGGAATCTGGATCATCGTGTTCGAGAATTTGAAAGCTCGAGTGCAACTGTTTTACTGGCAGCACAAGCATTAAAGTGTGAACCTGAACGGATTGCAAAAACGTTAGCTTTCATGGTTGATGGAGATCCTATTTTAGTTGTTGTCGCTGGAGATGCTCGGATTGACAATAAGAAATTCAAGTTATGTTTTTCCAGTAAACCAAAGATGTTGAGTCATGAACAGACTGAAAGTTTTGTTGGGCATAAAGTTGGTGGTGTATGTCCTTTTGCAGTAAATGAAAATATTAGGATTTTTCTTGATAAATCTCTTAAACGTTTTGAAAGTGTCTTCCCCGCCTGCGGAAGCTCTAATTCCGCGATTGAATTAAGTATTTTGGAGCTTGAAAATACTTCGAATTATATTGAGTGGATTGACGTTGCTAAGGACTGGTCATGA